Proteins encoded in a region of the Flavobacteriaceae bacterium HL-DH10 genome:
- the secE gene encoding preprotein translocase subunit SecE, with translation MAGFVNYIKESFGELKNNVSWPSWAEAQSLTVLVAVFSIIFSLAIWGVDTVFSEVISFYFEWING, from the coding sequence ATGGCTGGATTTGTAAATTACATAAAAGAATCATTTGGTGAACTTAAAAATAATGTAAGTTGGCCATCATGGGCTGAGGCACAAAGTTTAACTGTTTTAGTCGCTGTATTTTCAATTATATTTTCCTTAGCAATTTGGGGTGTTGATACAGTATTTAGCGAGGTTATATCATTTTACTTTGAATGGATTAACGGTTAA
- the rplK gene encoding 50S ribosomal protein L11: MAKELGKVVKLQVRGGAANPSPPVGPALGAAGVNIMEFCKQFNARTQDKPGKVLPVVISVYKDKSFDFVIKTPPAAVQLLEIAKLKKGSGEPNRKKVAKVSWDQIKTIAEDKMVDLNAFTIESAMKMVAGTARSMGITVTGQFPN, from the coding sequence ATGGCAAAAGAATTAGGTAAAGTAGTTAAGTTACAAGTTCGGGGAGGTGCTGCGAATCCATCGCCACCGGTTGGACCCGCTTTAGGAGCTGCAGGTGTTAACATCATGGAGTTCTGTAAGCAATTCAATGCCAGAACCCAAGATAAACCAGGTAAAGTATTACCAGTGGTTATATCTGTTTACAAAGACAAATCATTTGACTTTGTAATCAAAACTCCTCCAGCAGCAGTTCAATTATTAGAAATTGCAAAGTTGAAGAAGGGTTCTGGAGAGCCAAACCGAAAAAAAGTAGCTAAAGTTTCGTGGGATCAGATTAAAACCATCGCTGAAGACAAAATGGTAGATTTAAATGCATTTACTATAGAATCTGCAATGAAAATGGTAGCTGGTACTGCAAGATCAATGGGTATAACCGTAACAGGGCAATTCCCTAATTAA
- the rpsU gene encoding 30S ribosomal protein S21, with translation MLIIPIKEGENIDRALKRFKRKFDRTQTKRQLQTRKQFTKPSVLRRAQIQKAQYVQGLRDAENI, from the coding sequence ATGTTAATAATACCAATAAAAGAAGGAGAAAATATAGATAGAGCGCTAAAGCGTTTTAAAAGAAAGTTTGATAGAACTCAAACTAAACGTCAACTTCAAACTCGTAAGCAATTTACTAAGCCTTCTGTATTGCGTAGAGCGCAAATACAAAAAGCACAATATGTACAAGGTTTAAGAGATGCAGAAAATATTTAA
- a CDS encoding tyrosine-type recombinase/integrase, with translation MFFKSFTDYLLLEKNYSTLTVNAYQNDLENFLEFIKSEYEISSINNVNYSQIRSWIVSLVESGLTNRSINRKISALNTYYKFLLKVGDVDVNPLAKHKALKTNKKIQVPFSEKEIAMVLDDLHFEKDFEGIRDKLIIELFYSTGIRRIELVELKLTSFSFDNKTLKVLGKRNKERIVPLLETVLRTLRKYIKARSELVDVLDVDYLFLTKKGVKIYETLVYRIINDYFSLASSKVKKSPHILRHSFATHLLNQGADLNAVKELLGHSSLAATQVYTHNSISELKKVHVNTHPRSKK, from the coding sequence ATGTTTTTTAAATCATTTACAGATTATTTGTTGCTTGAAAAAAACTATTCGACATTAACGGTAAATGCTTATCAAAATGATTTAGAAAATTTTTTAGAGTTTATTAAAAGTGAATATGAAATAAGTTCTATTAATAATGTTAATTATTCTCAAATCCGAAGTTGGATAGTTTCTTTGGTTGAAAGCGGATTAACAAATAGAAGTATTAACAGAAAAATATCTGCACTCAACACCTATTATAAATTTCTTTTAAAAGTAGGAGATGTAGATGTCAATCCTCTAGCCAAACACAAAGCATTAAAAACGAATAAAAAAATTCAAGTCCCATTTTCAGAAAAAGAAATTGCAATGGTTTTAGACGATTTGCATTTCGAAAAAGATTTTGAAGGCATTCGTGATAAATTAATTATTGAATTATTCTATTCTACAGGGATAAGAAGAATTGAGCTCGTAGAGTTGAAATTAACAAGTTTTAGTTTTGATAATAAAACGTTAAAAGTATTAGGTAAAAGAAATAAAGAACGTATTGTACCGTTATTAGAAACAGTGTTGCGAACATTGCGAAAGTATATCAAAGCAAGGAGTGAATTAGTCGATGTTTTAGATGTTGATTATTTATTTTTAACAAAAAAAGGAGTTAAAATATATGAAACACTTGTATACAGAATAATAAATGATTATTTTAGTTTAGCATCTTCAAAAGTGAAAAAGAGTCCGCATATACTAAGGCATTCTTTTGCAACACATTTGTTAAACCAAGGTGCCGATTTAAATGCTGTTAAAGAACTTCTAGGGCATTCAAGTTTAGCAGCTACACAAGTGTATACGCATAATAGTATATCAGAACTAAAAAAGGTTCATGTAAATACACATCCTAGAAGTAAAAAATAG
- a CDS encoding acyl-CoA dehydrogenase family protein codes for MNSMYFTEEHNLFRKSLQDFLKKEVVPNIETWEKTGKIDRFIWKKFGDMGFFGINYPEAYGGLNLDLFYTIILQEELQKINSGGFAAAIWAHVYLAMTHLNAEGDEDIKQKYLVPSIAGDKIGCLCITEPSGGSDVAGMRTTAIKEGDYYVVNGSKTFITNGIYSDYLVVAAKTSPELGNKGMSIFVVDRDTVGISATKLDKLGWRASDTAEIAFDNVKIPASNLLGEENQGFAYIMQHFSLERLVMGVNAHARAEYALEYALNYMSERTTFGKALDTYQALRHKFVDLYADMEICKEYNYSVTNRLNKGEYVVKEATISKLKSTKMADEVIYECMQFLGGYGYMEEYPMARLLRDSRLGPIGGGTSEILREILSKMIIDKKEYKPAT; via the coding sequence ATGAATAGTATGTACTTCACTGAAGAGCATAATCTTTTTAGAAAAAGTCTTCAAGATTTTTTAAAAAAAGAAGTGGTTCCAAATATTGAAACTTGGGAAAAAACAGGGAAAATTGACCGATTTATTTGGAAAAAGTTTGGCGACATGGGTTTTTTTGGAATTAATTATCCAGAGGCTTACGGAGGTTTAAATTTAGATTTATTTTATACTATTATTTTACAGGAAGAACTTCAAAAAATAAATTCTGGAGGTTTTGCTGCTGCTATTTGGGCGCATGTGTATTTAGCAATGACGCATCTTAATGCAGAAGGCGATGAAGATATCAAGCAAAAATATTTGGTGCCAAGTATTGCAGGAGATAAAATAGGATGTTTGTGTATAACAGAACCCTCTGGTGGAAGTGATGTGGCTGGTATGCGAACAACAGCAATTAAGGAAGGAGATTATTATGTAGTAAATGGTTCTAAAACATTTATTACTAATGGTATTTATAGTGATTATTTAGTTGTAGCTGCTAAAACAAGTCCAGAACTAGGTAATAAGGGAATGAGTATTTTTGTTGTTGATAGAGATACAGTAGGTATTTCGGCAACAAAATTAGATAAGTTAGGTTGGAGAGCATCAGATACAGCTGAAATTGCGTTTGATAATGTAAAAATTCCCGCTAGTAATTTGTTAGGCGAAGAGAATCAAGGTTTTGCTTATATTATGCAGCATTTTTCTTTAGAGAGATTGGTTATGGGGGTTAATGCACATGCCAGAGCAGAATATGCTTTAGAGTATGCACTAAATTATATGTCTGAGCGTACAACTTTTGGTAAAGCATTAGATACATACCAAGCATTACGACATAAGTTTGTAGATTTATATGCAGACATGGAGATATGTAAAGAGTATAATTATTCTGTTACTAATAGATTGAATAAAGGCGAATATGTAGTTAAAGAGGCTACCATATCTAAGCTAAAATCAACTAAAATGGCAGATGAGGTTATTTACGAATGTATGCAGTTTTTAGGAGGCTATGGTTATATGGAAGAATATCCTATGGCAAGGCTATTAAGAGACAGTAGGTTAGGACCTATTGGAGGTGGGACATCTGAAATATTGCGCGAAATATTATCGAAAATGATAATAGATAAAAAAGAATATAAGCCAGCAACTTAA
- the tuf gene encoding elongation factor Tu, giving the protein MAKATFDRSKPHLNIGTIGHVDHGKTTLTAAITKVLADAGLSEARSFDQIDNAPEEKERGITINTSHVEYQTANRHYAHVDCPGHADYVKNMVTGAAQMDGAILVVAATDGPMPQTREHILLGRQVGIPRIVVFMNKVDMVDDEELLELVDMEIRDLLSFYEYDGDNGPVIAGSALGALNGEQKWVDTVMELMAACDEWIEEPLREIDKDFLMPVEDVFSITGRGTVATGRIETGIAKTGDPVEIIGMGAEKLTSTITGIEMFRQILDRGEAGDNAGILLRGVEKSQISRGMVIVKPGSVTPHAKFKAEVYILKKEEGGRHTPFHNNYRPQFYVRTTDVTGNIALPDGVEMVMPGDNLTITVELIQKIAMNVGLRFAIREGGRTVGAGQVTEILD; this is encoded by the coding sequence ATGGCAAAGGCAACTTTCGATCGTTCAAAACCACACTTAAATATTGGTACAATTGGACACGTAGATCACGGTAAAACAACTTTAACTGCTGCTATTACTAAAGTATTAGCTGATGCAGGTTTATCAGAAGCAAGATCATTTGATCAAATTGATAACGCTCCTGAAGAAAAAGAAAGAGGTATAACAATTAATACATCTCACGTAGAGTACCAAACAGCTAACCGTCACTACGCTCACGTTGACTGTCCAGGTCACGCCGATTACGTAAAGAATATGGTTACTGGTGCTGCTCAAATGGATGGTGCTATTTTAGTAGTAGCTGCAACAGATGGTCCTATGCCACAAACTCGTGAGCATATCTTATTAGGTCGTCAGGTAGGTATTCCTCGTATTGTTGTATTCATGAATAAAGTGGATATGGTTGATGATGAAGAGTTACTAGAATTAGTAGATATGGAAATTAGAGATTTATTATCTTTCTATGAGTACGATGGAGATAATGGACCTGTAATTGCTGGATCTGCTTTAGGAGCACTTAATGGTGAGCAAAAGTGGGTTGATACAGTAATGGAATTAATGGCTGCTTGTGATGAGTGGATTGAAGAGCCTTTAAGAGAGATTGATAAAGATTTCTTAATGCCTGTAGAAGATGTATTCTCTATTACTGGTCGTGGTACTGTTGCTACTGGTCGTATTGAAACTGGTATTGCTAAAACAGGTGATCCTGTAGAGATTATTGGTATGGGTGCTGAGAAATTAACATCTACTATTACTGGTATCGAAATGTTCCGTCAAATATTAGATAGAGGTGAAGCTGGAGATAATGCAGGTATCTTATTAAGAGGTGTTGAAAAATCTCAAATCTCTAGAGGTATGGTAATTGTTAAGCCAGGTTCTGTAACTCCTCATGCTAAATTTAAAGCTGAGGTTTATATCCTTAAAAAAGAAGAAGGTGGACGTCACACTCCATTCCATAATAACTACCGTCCACAGTTCTACGTTCGTACAACTGACGTAACTGGAAACATCGCGCTTCCTGATGGAGTTGAAATGGTAATGCCTGGAGATAACCTTACTATTACAGTTGAGCTTATTCAAAAAATTGCAATGAATGTAGGTTTACGTTTTGCTATCCGTGAAGGAGGTAGAACTGTAGGTGCAGGTCAGGTAACTGAAATTTTAGACTAA
- the raiA gene encoding ribosome-associated translation inhibitor RaiA encodes MKVNTQSVNFNADQKLIDFIQKRMDKLDLFYDKVIKSDVYLKVENTSDKENKIFEARVSVPGDSLVVKKQCKSFEEGADMAVSSLERQLKKRKEKLRTYL; translated from the coding sequence ATGAAAGTAAACACGCAATCAGTTAATTTCAATGCAGATCAAAAATTGATAGATTTTATTCAAAAACGTATGGATAAATTAGATTTGTTTTATGATAAAGTCATTAAATCAGATGTTTATTTAAAAGTAGAGAACACAAGTGATAAGGAAAATAAAATTTTTGAAGCAAGAGTTAGTGTACCTGGAGATAGTTTAGTTGTAAAAAAACAATGTAAAAGCTTTGAAGAGGGTGCAGATATGGCAGTTTCATCACTGGAAAGGCAGTTAAAAAAACGAAAAGAAAAATTAAGAACATATTTATGA
- the rplA gene encoding 50S ribosomal protein L1, with translation MARLTKKQKEAAAKIEKGRVYSLEEASSLVKEITNTKFDASVDIAVRLGVDPRKANQMVRGVVSLPHGTGKDMKVLALVTPDKEAEAKEAGADYVGLDEYLDKIKSGWTDVDVIITMPSVMGKLGPLGRVLGPRGLMPNPKTGTVTMDVAKAVTEVKAGKIDFKVDKTGIVHAAIGKASFSADKIAGNANELLTTLMKLKPTTAKGVYVKSIFMSSTMSPSIAVDPKIG, from the coding sequence ATGGCAAGATTAACAAAAAAGCAAAAGGAAGCTGCAGCGAAAATAGAAAAAGGAAGAGTTTACTCTTTAGAAGAAGCATCTTCATTAGTAAAAGAAATTACCAATACAAAATTTGATGCATCTGTAGATATCGCTGTACGTTTAGGAGTAGATCCACGTAAAGCAAATCAGATGGTAAGAGGTGTTGTTTCACTTCCTCATGGTACTGGTAAAGACATGAAAGTATTAGCATTAGTAACACCAGATAAAGAAGCCGAAGCTAAAGAAGCTGGAGCTGATTATGTAGGTTTAGACGAATATCTTGATAAAATCAAGAGTGGTTGGACAGACGTTGATGTTATTATTACTATGCCAAGTGTAATGGGTAAATTAGGTCCTTTAGGACGTGTATTAGGTCCTCGTGGTTTAATGCCTAACCCAAAAACAGGTACAGTAACAATGGATGTTGCTAAAGCTGTAACAGAAGTTAAAGCTGGTAAAATTGACTTTAAAGTTGATAAAACTGGTATTGTACACGCTGCTATAGGAAAAGCATCATTTAGTGCTGATAAAATTGCAGGTAATGCAAATGAATTATTAACAACATTAATGAAACTAAAACCGACAACTGCAAAAGGTGTTTACGTAAAAAGCATATTTATGTCTTCTACAATGAGCCCAAGTATTGCTGTTGATCCTAAAATTGGTTAA
- a CDS encoding helix-hairpin-helix domain-containing protein: MKSHFTFSKEQRSGIFLLVLLIVLLQCIYFFIDFSSEDVQVNKEELAEYIKEIDSLKLVHIETSKIQIYPFNPNYITDYKGANLGMSNTEIDRLLAFRKQNRWINSEKQFQEVTKISDSLLSVISPFFKFPDWVTNPKQKANTTYGYNNKPKTYNEKQDLNTATAQQFQKVNGIGKILSERIVKFRNKFAGGFISDIQLQDVYGLTPEVIEKLTNQFTVKTPKAIEKIILNSATIDNLVTIPHIDYDLAHGIIEERLLREDYKSLDELTKVKDFPINKIEIIKLYLSLD; this comes from the coding sequence ATGAAATCCCATTTCACGTTTTCTAAAGAACAGCGAAGTGGGATTTTTTTATTAGTACTTCTTATTGTTTTATTACAATGTATTTATTTCTTTATAGATTTTTCGTCAGAAGATGTTCAGGTAAATAAAGAAGAGTTAGCAGAGTATATTAAAGAAATTGATTCTCTTAAATTAGTCCATATTGAAACTTCCAAGATTCAGATTTATCCTTTTAATCCAAATTATATAACAGATTACAAAGGCGCTAATTTAGGAATGAGTAATACAGAAATTGATAGATTATTAGCATTTAGAAAACAAAACAGGTGGATTAATTCTGAAAAGCAATTTCAAGAAGTTACAAAAATATCGGACTCTCTTTTAAGTGTAATTTCTCCATTTTTTAAATTTCCAGATTGGGTAACAAATCCTAAACAAAAAGCTAATACAACTTATGGTTATAATAATAAGCCTAAAACTTATAATGAGAAACAAGACCTGAATACAGCTACAGCTCAGCAATTTCAAAAAGTAAATGGTATAGGTAAAATCCTTTCCGAGCGTATTGTAAAATTTAGAAACAAATTTGCAGGTGGTTTTATATCAGATATTCAACTTCAGGATGTGTATGGGTTAACACCAGAAGTTATTGAGAAGCTCACAAATCAGTTTACAGTTAAAACGCCAAAAGCTATTGAAAAAATTATTTTAAACTCTGCTACTATAGATAATTTGGTTACAATTCCACATATCGATTACGATTTAGCACATGGTATTATAGAGGAACGTCTATTAAGAGAAGATTATAAATCGTTAGATGAGTTAACAAAAGTTAAAGACTTTCCTATAAATAAAATCGAGATAATTAAATTATATTTGTCACTTGATTGA
- the nusG gene encoding transcription termination/antitermination protein NusG: MSEVGEKKWYVVRAVSGQENKIKTYIENEIARLGLQDYVDQVLVPTERVIQIRNGKKIHKEKVFFPGYIMVQANLTGEVPHIIRSVTNVIGFLGETKGGDPVPLRQSEVNRMLGKVDELSVEESANVAIPFTKGETVKVIDGPFNGFDGTIEKINEEKRKLEVMVKIFGRKTPLELSYMQVEKV; this comes from the coding sequence ATGTCTGAAGTAGGTGAAAAAAAATGGTATGTTGTTAGAGCTGTAAGTGGTCAGGAAAACAAAATCAAGACGTACATCGAGAATGAAATAGCTCGTTTAGGTCTTCAAGATTATGTTGATCAAGTATTAGTTCCAACAGAAAGAGTAATACAAATTCGTAACGGAAAAAAAATTCATAAAGAAAAAGTTTTTTTTCCAGGTTATATAATGGTTCAAGCTAATTTAACTGGAGAAGTACCTCATATTATAAGATCGGTAACCAATGTTATTGGTTTTTTAGGTGAAACTAAAGGAGGTGATCCTGTGCCGTTAAGACAATCTGAAGTAAACAGAATGTTAGGTAAAGTTGATGAGTTGTCGGTTGAAGAAAGTGCTAATGTTGCAATTCCTTTTACTAAAGGAGAAACTGTAAAAGTTATTGATGGTCCATTCAATGGATTTGATGGAACTATTGAGAAAATAAATGAAGAAAAGCGTAAGCTTGAAGTAATGGTAAAGATATTTGGAAGAAAAACACCATTAGAGTTAAGTTATATGCAAGTAGAAAAAGTATAA
- a CDS encoding alanine/glycine:cation symporter family protein: protein MKKYLLSIFTLILPFLTFAQETSIEEDIEAKFEPFSKFVSSIVFYPITIVGKDVPIVLIVLLLGALFFTLYFKFANIALIRVAINATNGKYDKVDHHSVDIAAGDPTPGGDVFESPQAEGVIGEVTHFQALTAALSATVGLGNIAGVAVAIAIGGPGATIWMILAGFLGMSTKLVEATLGVKYREVGEDGKIYGGPMYYLKKGLKEKNLGGLGKVLAGMFAVFVVGGSFGGGNMFQANQAAAQFNLLFGMDEGFLFGVLMAFLVAVVIIGGIKRIGRVTEKIVPFMGIMYVGAALIIIFMNVTAIPEAIGQIWNGAFENNSLLGGFVGVMIVGFQRAAFSNEAGVGSASIAHAAVKTKFPASEGIVASIGPFVDTVIICTMTALVIIITNIKSNLFNYANLEGSNVIMNGSGERLGGVDLTSVAFDSAIPNFSILLTIAVILFAFSTMLSWSYYGIQGWKYLFGKGKTADLVYKFLFLGFVIVGASSSLNSVIDFSDAMIFAMVFPNVIGLLLLAPKVKIELKRYLTAIGHKKDK, encoded by the coding sequence ATGAAGAAATATCTTCTTTCAATATTTACATTAATACTTCCATTTTTAACATTTGCACAAGAAACTTCTATAGAAGAAGATATAGAAGCCAAATTTGAACCATTTTCAAAATTTGTCAGTAGCATTGTTTTTTATCCGATTACTATTGTTGGTAAAGACGTTCCTATTGTGCTGATTGTTCTTTTATTAGGAGCTTTATTTTTTACACTATATTTTAAGTTTGCCAATATAGCCTTAATTAGAGTTGCCATTAATGCAACAAATGGAAAGTATGATAAGGTAGATCATCATAGTGTGGATATTGCTGCGGGAGATCCGACACCTGGTGGAGATGTTTTTGAGAGTCCTCAAGCTGAGGGTGTTATAGGAGAGGTTACTCATTTTCAAGCATTAACAGCTGCGCTTTCAGCAACAGTTGGTTTAGGAAATATAGCAGGTGTTGCTGTAGCTATTGCTATTGGAGGACCTGGAGCGACGATTTGGATGATTTTAGCAGGTTTTTTAGGAATGTCGACTAAATTAGTTGAAGCTACTCTAGGTGTTAAATATAGAGAGGTTGGTGAAGATGGTAAAATCTATGGCGGCCCTATGTATTATTTAAAAAAGGGATTAAAAGAAAAAAACCTTGGTGGCTTAGGGAAAGTTTTAGCAGGAATGTTTGCTGTTTTTGTTGTTGGGGGTTCTTTTGGAGGTGGAAATATGTTTCAAGCAAATCAAGCCGCCGCACAGTTTAATCTGTTATTTGGCATGGATGAAGGTTTTTTATTCGGAGTTTTAATGGCTTTTTTAGTAGCTGTAGTTATTATAGGTGGTATAAAAAGAATAGGACGTGTTACTGAAAAAATAGTGCCTTTTATGGGGATTATGTATGTAGGAGCTGCTTTGATAATTATATTTATGAATGTTACTGCCATTCCTGAGGCTATTGGGCAAATTTGGAATGGAGCATTTGAAAATAATTCCTTGTTAGGAGGTTTTGTAGGTGTTATGATTGTTGGGTTTCAACGTGCTGCTTTTTCTAATGAAGCAGGAGTTGGATCGGCATCTATTGCTCACGCAGCTGTAAAAACTAAGTTCCCTGCTAGTGAAGGTATTGTTGCTTCTATTGGTCCTTTTGTCGATACTGTTATTATTTGTACCATGACTGCTTTAGTGATTATTATAACTAATATTAAAAGTAATCTATTTAACTATGCAAATTTAGAGGGTAGTAATGTTATTATGAATGGCTCAGGGGAACGTCTAGGTGGAGTTGATTTAACTTCGGTAGCATTTGATTCTGCTATTCCTAATTTTTCAATTTTATTAACAATTGCTGTTATTCTATTTGCGTTCTCAACAATGCTTTCTTGGTCATATTATGGTATTCAAGGTTGGAAATATTTATTTGGAAAAGGAAAAACAGCAGACTTAGTCTATAAGTTTTTGTTTTTAGGTTTTGTAATTGTAGGAGCCTCTTCAAGTTTAAACTCTGTTATAGATTTTTCAGATGCCATGATTTTTGCAATGGTGTTTCCAAATGTTATAGGACTGTTATTGTTAGCTCCTAAGGTTAAGATAGAATTAAAAAGATATTTAACAGCGATAGGACATAAAAAAGATAAGTAA